The Cucurbita pepo subsp. pepo cultivar mu-cu-16 chromosome LG05, ASM280686v2, whole genome shotgun sequence nucleotide sequence attttggtcGCAGTTTAAGTTGAAGAATGCATCAATGAATTTTGTGATTGTGTTATGTtactttgatttgttttcaattttgtttctaatttaattataattaactaataataatttagttaattcttataaaattatttaatttttagagtatagcatttgtaattaattcttcaaattgcatattgtaatatttatttataattaaaaactttatataattttattaaaaccaTTTATTTGAAGGTagttattaaaatgaattactaaataaactaaaaaatttaaaacgtaTGAAATATTAGTTATTTATACGAACTAATAGTTCAACAAAAGACCATATGTCACACGAATATTACAATTCCTCGAAAAATTATACAGCATACCACGTTTCATGCTACTATcagaataatttattaaattttagattatgaTTCTATCcaatatttattgttaatatgtattaaattaaattaagatgtGTAACATTACAAAGATTTTCtcgatttaaaatatatagaaacaTAGAGAAATATAGATATAATGGGATACGGTTGGGGAGGTGGAAACCTTTACTTAACAGACGCATTTGCATTTTTTGTAAAGCATGTAATTTATTGTGATGTTCTACATTAattgggagaagaacaaaccacccgagagtatggaaacctttccttaacagatacattttaaagtcttggagggaaactcgaaagagaaagtgcGTAAGCCTTGAGGataaactcgaaagggaaagtctaaagaacAACATCTACTAGGTggatctgggctgttacatttattattgttattatttattttttaaattatatttgatttcccataattttatatttctaaaaaatagtatagtgatttaaaaatacatttaagttttttaaaaaattattaacacctttcaatttttgaaagattgaaataaaaaatattatggttagtgttatcttttaaaaaaaaatacttataacatttaaaaaaaattaaaaaaaaaattattactgtccatatataaaaattatttattaacattttaagaaaatgaagtgATATATCagatataaataaaactataaactattttgtaattttgtaattttgtaatgtgaatttttaaaaatataaaatatattaaggacatattacaaacaaaaaaaaaaaaaaggttaattagatataaaattaaaattttaagaattcagtaaataaaaattgaaaaaataaaaaaatatattaaaaatataggaatgaaataatatttattatttataatgttTTGTAAGAGATGGAGGGAAGAAAGGACAAAATGGTTTGAGGCTGAGGAACGAAAGGAAACGACGGAAAGATATAAAAGTTGAGCCATTAATTTTGCCGAGAAGAGATTCAAGAGaatccaccaccaccaccacctccctCCTCCACTTCCTCCTCTCATCAATGGCTGACGATAAGAAGTCCAAGTCGGCCGGCGTTTGGCCCACTGTCAAGCCCTTTGTTAATGGCGGCGCCTCTGGAATGCTCGCCACCTGCGTCATCCAACCCATTGATATGGTCAAGGTGCTCTACCTCCTTCATCCTCTGcttttcctcctcttccttttcGTTTTTCTTGCCAATGGCTTTCTTCATGGCTTCTGTATGCTTCACTTCCCCTTTCTTCGCATGCTGCTTCGTTATGCTGTAATTGACGTTTCTGCCTTCCTGTTCTTGGTGTTCTTTGTACTCCTGCTTTGGTCGGCTTCTCTTAGGTGAGGATTCAACTTGGTCAAGGATCGGCTGCTCACGTTACAAGAACTATGCTCAAGGAGGAGGGGCTTGGTGCGTTTTACAAGGTTTGCATACTCGCAATCTGTGCTTAAaactgttctttctttctttctctgttaCTTCTATGGTATAGTTATTACAATATCTTTCAAActgctattattattattattgttattatacTGCTTGCATTGAGCGTTGAATTTTTCCTTCGCTTTGGTTAATTCCTGATAGCAAATTGATGTATCGATCGCTATACTTCATACCATCTCTTGTTAATCTAGTATTAATCTACTGATTCCGATCATTCAGGAATGTCTTTGTTCCGGAGTACCGTTGTGTTGTGTTTTGCTGAACTATTTATTTCTTGCAACTATTGATTTATGTAGAGACTACTGGTGTAACAATTGAGGAGTTACTAAAAACTTCAATGGATGTTTGACATATTTTCGATGTTCTTGTAAATTAGGACTTTGTCCAAGTTGAATTTCTGTTGGGGATTTGTTTACAACTTTCTTGGTTGATTTAATTCTTCTGGTGAGGTCGTGCCCGACACATAGTTTTGTGGATTATATCTTGTCTAAACTTCATTTTCCAATCAGGGGTTATCTGCTGGACTGCTCAGACAAGCTACGTATACTACAGCAAGGCTTGGATCTTTTAAGTGAGCTCATTACAAAACTAGAATTGAACACCTCTGGATTCATACTGTGAGGCTATGGTTTTACTTCCAACGTTTGATCTTATTAGCGTCTACGTCGTTTCTAAAAGAACTTTGAGGAAAATTGCACTTTTTAGTTCCTGCATTTTAGGAAAGATTGCTTGGTTCCTATAGTTTCTGAAAGAAATTACTTTTATGTTAAACTCATCAATACCATGCTGATATAATAACCATCTAAGATTACTGGAGTTAAATTGTCACGTTCTAAATTACAAGGACCAAGTAAAATCTTCCTGCATTGTTTTTCTGGTTTGGTTTGTATATATGGTTAATCATACAGTtgtttttctccatttctccCCTAGGATATTGACAAACAAAGCAATTGAAGCCAATGAAGGAAAGCCCCTTCCACTGTATCAGAAGGCCTTATGTGGGCTTACAGCCGGTGCTATTGGAGCATCTGTTGGTAGTCCAGCAGACTTGGCTCTTATTCGCATGCAAGCAGATGCGACCTTACCAGCTGCCCAGCGTCGGAACTATAAAAATGCCTTTCATGCACTATATCGCATTCTTGCAGATGAGGGGGTTTTGGCTCTTTGGAAAGGTGCAGGCCCCACTGTTGTTAGAGCAATGGCATTGAACATGGGAATGCTTGCCTCATATGATCAAAGTGTGGAGTTCTTCAAGGATAACCTTGGATTTGGTGAAGCTTCTACGGTGTTGGGTAAGATTGCTTTTGAATGCCATAAGCTGATGCCAAGTGCCtgtttttgcaattttttaatagactTGAGCTTTctgtattttaatttcttttgatcAAACAATTACTTTACGCTATCTTCTTTTATCTCCCAACCTATTTAAACCTGAGAACTCATCATTTTGCTATCTCTTTCTTAGTTATCATTTATTCATATCTTATTCACATGCGCACAGTTTGACactgttggaagaaaaatatttgctTAGCATAATCATTGT carries:
- the LOC111795365 gene encoding mitochondrial dicarboxylate/tricarboxylate transporter DTC-like; its protein translation is MADDKKSKSAGVWPTVKPFVNGGASGMLATCVIQPIDMVKVRIQLGQGSAAHVTRTMLKEEGLGAFYKGLSAGLLRQATYTTARLGSFKILTNKAIEANEGKPLPLYQKALCGLTAGAIGASVGSPADLALIRMQADATLPAAQRRNYKNAFHALYRILADEGVLALWKGAGPTVVRAMALNMGMLASYDQSVEFFKDNLGFGEASTVLAASMVSGFFASACSLPFDYVKTQIQKMQPDAEGKFPYSGSLDCSMKTLKAGGPFKFYTGFPVYCVRIAPHVMMTWIFLNQIQKVEKSYGL